In one Hyphomicrobium sp. 99 genomic region, the following are encoded:
- a CDS encoding MFS transporter, translating into MSGASATFERDARIVNARHGEINPGEIAIGVIIGRTSEFFDFFVYAIASVLVFPKLVFPHLDALTGTLYSFAIFALAFVARPIGTVLFMGIDRALGKGVKLTITLFLLGSSTVAIAFLPGYEQIGWASALLLAVFRIGQGLALGGEWDGLPALLAMNAPENRRGWYAMIPQLGAPLGLMVAAALFAYFASNLSSEDFLDWGWRYPFFVAFAINVVALFARLRMVVTPEYTKHFEQRELEPKPIGETIRAEGAHIVIGAFAPLASFALFHMVTVFPLSWVFLYTDQSPSRFLVIELIGAVVGLVTIVLSGYVADRVGRRNLLSATAAAIAAFSGFAPQLLNGGDVGEAIFMISGFILLGLSFGQSSGAVASNFSKAYRYTGSALTTDLAWLVGAGFAPFVALYLSSQFGLMAAGGYLLSGAVVTLLALAMSRQLESR; encoded by the coding sequence ATGAGTGGAGCCTCAGCCACGTTCGAACGGGACGCGAGAATCGTAAATGCCCGGCACGGTGAAATTAACCCCGGCGAGATCGCCATTGGGGTCATCATCGGGCGGACCTCGGAGTTTTTCGACTTCTTCGTTTACGCCATCGCTTCGGTGCTCGTCTTTCCGAAGCTCGTCTTTCCGCATCTCGATGCGCTGACCGGCACGCTCTATTCGTTCGCGATCTTTGCGCTCGCTTTCGTCGCCCGGCCTATCGGCACCGTCCTGTTCATGGGCATCGATCGCGCGCTGGGTAAAGGCGTGAAGCTCACGATCACCCTTTTCCTTCTTGGCAGTTCGACTGTCGCGATCGCCTTTCTTCCCGGCTACGAGCAGATCGGCTGGGCGTCAGCTCTTCTTCTCGCTGTCTTCCGCATCGGCCAGGGCTTGGCGCTCGGCGGCGAGTGGGACGGCCTTCCTGCATTGCTGGCGATGAATGCGCCTGAAAACCGGCGTGGCTGGTACGCCATGATTCCGCAGCTCGGCGCGCCGCTCGGTTTGATGGTCGCAGCTGCTCTGTTCGCCTATTTTGCGTCCAACCTCTCGTCGGAAGATTTCCTCGACTGGGGCTGGCGCTATCCGTTCTTCGTCGCTTTCGCGATCAACGTCGTTGCGCTCTTTGCCCGTCTTCGCATGGTCGTGACGCCGGAATACACCAAGCACTTCGAGCAGCGCGAACTCGAGCCGAAGCCCATCGGAGAGACGATCCGGGCGGAGGGCGCGCATATCGTCATCGGTGCATTCGCGCCGCTCGCAAGCTTCGCGCTCTTTCACATGGTCACCGTGTTCCCGCTTTCCTGGGTGTTCCTCTATACCGACCAGAGCCCGTCGCGCTTCCTCGTCATCGAGCTCATTGGCGCGGTGGTCGGTCTCGTGACGATCGTGCTTTCGGGCTACGTGGCCGATCGGGTTGGCCGTCGAAATCTGCTCTCGGCGACGGCGGCTGCCATCGCTGCATTCAGCGGCTTCGCGCCTCAGCTTCTCAACGGCGGTGACGTCGGCGAAGCCATCTTCATGATCTCCGGCTTCATCTTGCTCGGCTTGTCGTTCGGGCAGTCGTCGGGCGCGGTCGCGTCGAATTTTTCGAAGGCCTATCGCTACACCGGATCGGCATTGACGACGGACCTCGCGTGGCTCGTTGGCGCTGGGTTTGCACCGTTCGTCGCGCTTTATCTGTCGAGCCAGTTCGGTCTTATGGCGGCCGGCGGATATCTGCTCTCTGGTGCTGTGGTTACGCTGTTGGCGCTGGCGATGAGCCGTCAGCTCGAGTCACGCTAA
- the oxlT gene encoding oxalate/formate MFS antiporter — protein sequence MTVQAEPNAPASIYAAQNTKRWLQLILGVLCMTMIANLQYGWTLFVNPIATKFGWEMAAIQWAFTIFVLTETWLIPFEGYLEDKFGPRPLVLFGGILVGIAWVMNSYADSLTMLYVAQAIGGVGAGAVYGTCVGNALKWFPDRRGFAAGVTAAGFGMGSALTIIPISKVIAADGYEAAFLYFGVLQSVVIIIASFLLRSPPKEAHSVQPTSLVTSRRSFTPVEMLKSPIFWIMYLMFVMMAAGGLMATAQLAPIAKDFKVADVPVSLIGITLPALTFALSLDRILNGLTRPFFGWVSDKIGRETTMFIAFGIEGVGILALGHYGQDPFMFVLLTGLVFFAWGEIYSLFPATCGDTFGSKFATTNAGLLYTAKGTAALLVPFSSILTKTTGSWHAVFYTAAAMNILAAVLAILVLKPLRRRAMLKNQ from the coding sequence ATGACTGTTCAAGCGGAGCCGAATGCTCCGGCTTCTATTTATGCCGCGCAGAATACGAAGCGCTGGCTACAGCTAATTCTTGGCGTGTTGTGCATGACGATGATCGCCAACCTGCAATATGGTTGGACGCTATTCGTCAATCCTATCGCCACGAAATTCGGCTGGGAAATGGCCGCCATCCAATGGGCATTTACCATTTTCGTGCTGACTGAAACGTGGCTAATTCCGTTCGAAGGCTATCTCGAAGACAAGTTCGGGCCGCGGCCGCTCGTGCTGTTCGGCGGCATTCTGGTCGGCATCGCATGGGTGATGAACTCATACGCGGACTCGCTCACGATGCTCTATGTCGCACAGGCGATCGGCGGCGTTGGCGCAGGCGCGGTTTACGGCACGTGCGTCGGCAACGCGCTCAAGTGGTTCCCTGACCGGCGCGGCTTTGCCGCAGGCGTTACGGCGGCAGGCTTCGGAATGGGATCGGCCCTCACGATCATTCCCATTTCAAAAGTTATTGCCGCAGATGGATACGAAGCGGCGTTCCTCTATTTCGGCGTCTTGCAGTCGGTGGTCATCATCATTGCATCGTTCCTGCTTCGCTCGCCGCCGAAAGAAGCGCACAGCGTCCAGCCGACTTCGCTCGTCACATCGCGGCGTTCGTTCACGCCGGTCGAGATGCTCAAGTCTCCGATCTTCTGGATCATGTATCTGATGTTCGTGATGATGGCGGCCGGCGGCCTGATGGCCACGGCGCAGCTCGCGCCCATCGCGAAGGATTTCAAGGTCGCGGACGTTCCTGTTTCGCTCATTGGCATCACGCTGCCGGCGCTGACGTTTGCGCTCTCGCTCGATCGCATTCTGAATGGTCTGACGCGGCCGTTCTTCGGCTGGGTTTCCGACAAGATCGGACGTGAGACGACGATGTTCATCGCCTTCGGTATCGAGGGCGTCGGCATTCTTGCCCTCGGACACTACGGGCAAGATCCATTCATGTTCGTGCTTTTGACCGGTCTCGTGTTCTTCGCGTGGGGCGAAATCTACAGCCTCTTCCCGGCGACTTGCGGAGATACGTTCGGCTCGAAATTCGCGACGACGAATGCCGGACTTCTCTACACGGCCAAGGGAACGGCAGCTCTTCTCGTTCCATTCTCCAGCATCCTGACGAAGACGACGGGAAGCTGGCACGCGGTCTTCTATACGGCAGCGGCGATGAACATTCTCGCAGCCGTTCTCGCGATCCTCGTGTTGAAGCCGTTGCGGCGGCGGGCCATGCTGAAGAACCAGTGA
- the ubiG gene encoding bifunctional 2-polyprenyl-6-hydroxyphenol methylase/3-demethylubiquinol 3-O-methyltransferase UbiG yields the protein MIAPQQSEPQSGAGDRTLDSEEVERFSRLASEWWNPQGKFRPLHQIGPPRLSFIRDSAVKQFGRDPKALRPLSGLTAIDIGCGGGLVAEPLARMGATVTAIDPSERNIAIAKSHAEPQDLAIDYRVARVEDLVAEGRSFDIVACLEVVEHVPDPAKFVAECASLVAPGGLAVFSTLNRTLKAWALAIVGAEYVLGWLPRGTHQWDRFITPEELRRYAEAAGLSGAHLEGITYNPLQDVWSRNPDTGVNYLMSAQRARTA from the coding sequence ATGATCGCACCGCAACAATCGGAACCACAATCTGGAGCTGGAGATCGGACGCTCGACAGCGAAGAAGTCGAGCGATTTTCCCGGCTCGCATCCGAATGGTGGAACCCTCAGGGCAAATTCCGCCCCCTTCACCAGATCGGTCCTCCGCGCCTCTCGTTCATCCGCGATTCGGCCGTAAAACAGTTCGGCCGCGACCCCAAAGCCCTGCGGCCCCTTTCGGGTCTGACCGCCATCGATATCGGCTGCGGCGGGGGACTTGTCGCTGAGCCGCTGGCGCGCATGGGCGCGACGGTGACGGCCATCGATCCCTCGGAACGCAATATCGCAATCGCAAAATCACACGCCGAGCCGCAGGACCTCGCGATCGATTATCGCGTTGCGCGCGTCGAAGACCTTGTCGCCGAAGGCCGCTCGTTCGACATCGTCGCATGCCTCGAGGTCGTCGAGCACGTCCCCGATCCCGCGAAGTTCGTTGCCGAATGCGCGTCCCTCGTTGCGCCCGGCGGCCTTGCCGTGTTCTCGACGCTAAACCGAACGCTCAAGGCCTGGGCGCTCGCCATTGTCGGCGCCGAGTACGTTCTCGGCTGGCTGCCGCGCGGCACCCATCAGTGGGACCGCTTCATTACGCCGGAAGAGCTTCGCCGTTACGCCGAGGCTGCCGGTTTGTCCGGCGCACACTTGGAAGGCATCACCTATAATCCGTTGCAGGACGTGTGGTCGCGAAATCCCGATACCGGCGTCAATTACCTGATGTCGGCACAAAGGGCGCGAACGGCCTGA
- a CDS encoding aspartate kinase produces the protein MATVVMKFGGTSVANIERIQNVARHVKREVDAGNKVAVVVSAMAGVTNQLVAWVKEASPLYDAREYDAVVATGEQVTAGLLAITLQSMGLRARSWSGWQVPVKTNAAHGSARITDIPGDHIKKSIEGGEIAVVTGFQGIEPLENRISTLGRGGSDTSAVAIAVALEADVCDIYTDVDGVYTTDPRIVSKAKRLAKISYEEMLEMASLGSKVLQTRSVELAMVYKVKTRVLSSFVAPDGMKAFSPDNIEDIGTIVCDEDEIVEQQVVSGIAYAKDEAKVTLLKVDDKPGIAARIFGPLADANINVDMIVQNVGADGKHTDMTFTVQAAELPRALDVLKKAKADIGHFDIKSSADVVKISVIGVGMRSHAGVASQMFKTLAEKGINIHAISTSEIKVSVLIEAAYAELAVRALHSAYGLDND, from the coding sequence ATGGCGACGGTAGTCATGAAATTTGGCGGGACCTCTGTCGCCAATATCGAGCGCATTCAGAACGTTGCCCGGCACGTCAAGCGTGAGGTCGACGCCGGCAATAAAGTGGCCGTCGTCGTATCGGCGATGGCTGGGGTGACGAACCAGCTCGTCGCCTGGGTCAAGGAAGCCTCGCCCCTTTACGATGCGAGGGAATACGATGCCGTCGTTGCAACGGGTGAGCAGGTGACTGCGGGCCTTCTCGCGATCACGCTCCAGTCGATGGGGCTCAGGGCGCGCTCCTGGAGCGGCTGGCAGGTTCCCGTCAAAACGAATGCGGCTCACGGCTCGGCCCGCATCACCGACATTCCGGGCGACCACATCAAAAAATCGATCGAGGGCGGCGAAATCGCCGTCGTCACCGGATTTCAGGGAATAGAGCCGCTCGAGAATCGCATCTCGACGCTCGGCCGTGGCGGCTCCGATACCAGCGCCGTTGCGATTGCCGTCGCGCTCGAAGCGGACGTGTGCGACATTTATACCGATGTGGACGGCGTCTATACGACGGACCCGCGCATCGTTTCGAAAGCGAAGCGGCTCGCCAAGATCTCGTATGAAGAAATGCTCGAGATGGCGTCGCTCGGATCGAAGGTTTTGCAAACCCGCTCCGTCGAGCTTGCAATGGTCTACAAGGTCAAAACGCGTGTTCTTTCGAGCTTTGTTGCGCCTGACGGCATGAAGGCTTTCAGCCCGGACAATATCGAGGACATCGGAACTATCGTATGCGACGAGGATGAGATCGTGGAACAGCAAGTCGTGAGCGGCATCGCCTACGCCAAGGACGAGGCCAAGGTTACCCTGCTCAAGGTGGACGATAAGCCGGGCATCGCGGCGCGGATTTTCGGGCCGCTCGCGGATGCGAACATCAACGTCGACATGATCGTCCAGAACGTCGGTGCGGACGGCAAGCACACGGACATGACGTTTACGGTCCAGGCGGCCGAATTACCGCGCGCACTCGACGTCTTGAAGAAGGCCAAGGCGGACATCGGGCATTTCGACATCAAGAGCTCGGCTGACGTCGTGAAGATTTCCGTTATCGGCGTCGGAATGCGCAGCCATGCCGGCGTCGCATCGCAGATGTTCAAGACGCTCGCGGAAAAGGGCATCAATATTCACGCGATCTCGACGTCCGAGATCAAAGTCAGTGTATTGATCGAAGCGGCGTATGCGGAGCTTGCGGTTCGCGCGTTGCATTCAGCCTACGGGCTCGACAACGATTAG
- a CDS encoding cytochrome ubiquinol oxidase subunit I, translating into MDTSAASTTALELARFQFAFTVSFHIIFPALTIGIASYLVTLEGLWLWKQEPRYRDLYFFWAKIFAINFAMGVVSGIVMAYQFGTNWSFFSTFAGGVTGPLLAYEVLTAFFLEAGFLGVMLFGWKKVGPGLHFFATIMVAAGTLISATWILASNSWMQTPAGFTVTDGRVVPTDWLQVIFNPSFPYRLLHMTVAAYLATGLFVGAAAAWHMLRGRSTPAIRTMFAMAMGLIVVLTPIQIFIGDQHGLNTLEHQPAKVAALEGHWENIPGESVPLILFGWPDMAAEKTLYAVEIPYLGSLILTHQLHGVIPGLKEYSPNDRPNSTIIFWTFRIMVGLAILMLILGLWGLWLRWKADLYSSKPFLLFALWMGPTGLIAILAGWITTEVGRQPWVVYNVMRTAEGVSNHSVLALSISLCLFVVLYFVVFGVGLAYMLKIVAKGPDEEGGAPHDGDNLYHRPARPISAASDDIDAPPVPTAIGN; encoded by the coding sequence ATGGATACCAGCGCGGCATCAACGACCGCTCTCGAGCTAGCGCGCTTTCAGTTCGCCTTCACGGTCTCTTTTCACATCATCTTTCCGGCGCTGACCATCGGGATCGCGAGCTATCTCGTCACGCTCGAAGGCCTGTGGTTGTGGAAACAGGAACCCAGATATCGCGATCTCTATTTTTTCTGGGCGAAGATATTTGCGATCAATTTCGCCATGGGCGTCGTCTCTGGCATCGTCATGGCCTACCAGTTCGGCACCAACTGGAGCTTCTTCTCGACATTCGCCGGCGGCGTTACCGGCCCGCTTCTGGCCTACGAGGTTCTGACCGCCTTCTTCCTCGAAGCAGGCTTCCTCGGCGTCATGCTGTTCGGCTGGAAAAAAGTCGGCCCTGGCCTCCATTTTTTCGCGACGATCATGGTCGCCGCAGGAACGCTGATCTCGGCGACCTGGATTCTCGCGTCCAACAGCTGGATGCAAACGCCCGCCGGCTTCACCGTGACGGACGGCCGGGTCGTGCCCACCGATTGGTTGCAGGTCATCTTCAACCCATCCTTCCCCTATCGGCTCCTGCACATGACGGTGGCCGCCTATCTGGCGACCGGTCTTTTCGTCGGCGCCGCAGCTGCCTGGCACATGCTCAGGGGTCGCTCGACACCAGCAATTCGCACGATGTTCGCGATGGCGATGGGGCTGATCGTGGTGTTGACGCCCATCCAAATTTTCATTGGCGATCAGCACGGACTGAACACGCTCGAACATCAACCAGCCAAGGTCGCGGCGCTCGAGGGCCATTGGGAGAACATCCCCGGCGAAAGCGTACCTCTCATTCTTTTCGGCTGGCCGGACATGGCGGCGGAGAAAACGCTCTACGCCGTCGAAATCCCCTATCTCGGCAGTCTTATCCTGACGCACCAGCTTCACGGCGTGATCCCGGGGCTGAAGGAATATTCACCCAATGACCGTCCGAATTCGACAATCATATTCTGGACGTTTCGGATCATGGTAGGCCTCGCCATCTTGATGCTCATCCTTGGCCTGTGGGGCCTATGGCTGCGATGGAAAGCCGACCTCTATTCTTCGAAGCCCTTCCTACTCTTCGCATTATGGATGGGACCGACGGGTCTGATCGCCATTTTGGCGGGCTGGATAACGACCGAGGTCGGACGCCAGCCCTGGGTCGTCTACAATGTTATGCGCACCGCGGAAGGCGTCTCGAACCATTCCGTGCTTGCACTGTCGATATCGCTTTGCCTGTTTGTCGTTTTGTATTTCGTCGTCTTCGGCGTGGGCCTTGCCTACATGCTCAAAATCGTCGCGAAGGGTCCCGACGAAGAAGGCGGCGCTCCCCACGACGGTGACAATCTTTACCACCGTCCCGCGCGCCCGATCTCCGCCGCGAGCGACGACATCGACGCTCCACCCGTGCCGACTGCGATAGGGAATTGA
- a CDS encoding ketopantoate reductase family protein — protein sequence MKICVVGAGGIGGLLAARLAQSGEEITVIARGPHLAAIRANGLKLIEEDGSENVSRIAATDKISEVSEQDLIILGMKAQQVAAVVRDLPAMYGRDTAVLTAQNGIPWWYFLGVSGPHEGRRLETVDPGGIIADNLPAERVLGSVVYPAAEITEPGVIKHIEGNRFSIAEIDNSKTERIVRISETLQKAGFKAPVAGDIRAEIWTKLWGNLSFNPISALTHATLEDICRFQPTRDAAARLMREAQSVGEALGIRFRIPLEKRIAGAEAVGPHKTSMLQDIEAGRGIEADALIGSVIELGRIANVPTPQIETVYACVKLLAATLARDGGRLRIEKA from the coding sequence ATGAAAATTTGTGTCGTCGGGGCTGGCGGAATCGGCGGCCTGCTCGCCGCTCGCTTGGCGCAATCCGGCGAAGAGATCACCGTTATTGCCCGCGGTCCGCATCTCGCGGCGATCCGCGCAAACGGTCTGAAACTGATTGAAGAAGATGGCAGCGAGAATGTCTCGCGCATCGCCGCCACCGACAAGATCTCCGAGGTTTCGGAGCAGGACCTCATCATCCTGGGCATGAAGGCCCAACAGGTCGCAGCCGTCGTGCGCGATCTTCCCGCGATGTATGGTCGCGACACAGCCGTGCTCACGGCCCAAAACGGCATTCCCTGGTGGTACTTCCTGGGCGTCAGCGGCCCGCATGAAGGGCGGCGCCTCGAGACCGTCGATCCGGGTGGGATCATTGCCGACAATCTGCCCGCGGAGCGCGTCCTCGGCAGCGTCGTCTATCCGGCGGCCGAAATAACTGAGCCCGGCGTCATCAAGCATATCGAGGGCAATCGCTTCTCGATCGCCGAAATCGACAATTCCAAAACCGAACGCATCGTCCGCATTTCCGAAACGTTGCAGAAGGCCGGATTCAAGGCCCCGGTCGCCGGAGATATCCGCGCCGAGATCTGGACGAAGCTTTGGGGCAATCTGAGCTTCAACCCGATCAGCGCGCTGACGCATGCCACTCTTGAGGATATCTGCAGGTTTCAGCCGACCCGCGACGCCGCAGCGCGCCTCATGCGCGAAGCCCAATCCGTTGGCGAGGCTCTCGGAATCCGTTTCCGCATCCCGTTGGAGAAGCGCATCGCCGGCGCCGAAGCCGTCGGACCGCACAAAACGTCGATGCTTCAGGATATCGAAGCCGGGCGCGGCATCGAAGCCGATGCCCTGATCGGCTCGGTAATCGAACTTGGCCGCATCGCCAACGTACCCACCCCACAGATCGAGACGGTTTACGCCTGCGTGAAGCTGCTCGCGGCAACGCTGGCACGCGACGGCGGCCGCCTGAGAATTGAAAAAGCCTGA
- a CDS encoding acyl--CoA ligase, producing MATSTTLHDLLKAGEDQAPAIRASGAQPLTYAGFRTLVLRTIARLNEFGIGRGDRVAIVLPNGPEMATAFIATASAATAAPLNPAYRADEFDFYMSDINTKALIVEEGSTSPAIAVAEKRGITIITLKSDPDHGAGAFTLSAAARHEQPALSGPATPDDTALILHTSGTTSRPKIVPLTHRNVAASARNIATALNLSSDDRALNVVPLFHIHGLIAGVLAPLSRGGSIFCTSGFNALKFFSAMEEAAPTWYTAVPTMHQAIVSRAHHNREIIARHKLRFIRSSSSSLPPQVIAELEAAFGAPVVEAYGMTEAAHQMASNPIGGTRKPGTVGIAAGPEVAIMDQDGNLLPRGATGEIVIRGENVTAGYENNEKANSEAFTNGWFRTGDQGTIDADGYITITGRLKEIINRGGEKVSPREVDEVLMDHPAVLQVVTFAMPHDKLGEDVAAAVVLREGKQATERELRDFASEHLANFKVPRKILLLAEIPKGATGKLQRIGLAQKLGLV from the coding sequence ATGGCAACGAGTACGACCCTTCACGACCTTCTCAAAGCGGGCGAAGACCAGGCTCCCGCGATCAGAGCTTCGGGCGCCCAACCCCTCACCTATGCGGGCTTCCGCACGCTCGTCTTGCGGACGATCGCTCGCCTGAACGAATTCGGCATCGGCCGCGGCGACCGCGTCGCCATCGTTCTTCCGAACGGACCTGAAATGGCGACGGCGTTCATCGCCACGGCTTCGGCCGCGACCGCCGCGCCGCTCAATCCCGCATATCGCGCCGATGAGTTCGACTTCTACATGTCGGACATCAATACGAAGGCGCTCATTGTCGAAGAGGGCAGCACCTCGCCCGCAATCGCCGTCGCCGAAAAGCGCGGCATTACGATCATCACGCTGAAGTCCGATCCGGACCATGGCGCAGGCGCCTTCACGCTTTCGGCCGCTGCCCGGCACGAGCAGCCTGCTCTTTCCGGTCCCGCGACCCCCGACGATACGGCGTTGATCCTTCACACGTCCGGCACGACCTCGCGTCCGAAGATCGTTCCCCTGACGCACCGCAACGTCGCCGCCTCCGCGCGCAACATCGCAACGGCGCTGAACCTTTCGAGCGATGACCGCGCGTTGAACGTCGTTCCCCTCTTCCACATTCACGGATTGATCGCGGGCGTGCTCGCGCCGTTGTCCCGCGGTGGTTCGATCTTCTGCACGTCGGGCTTCAACGCGCTTAAGTTCTTCTCCGCGATGGAAGAGGCAGCTCCGACCTGGTACACGGCGGTGCCGACCATGCATCAGGCAATCGTCAGCCGCGCCCATCACAACCGCGAAATCATTGCGCGTCACAAGCTGCGCTTCATTCGCTCTTCGTCTTCGTCGCTGCCGCCGCAGGTCATCGCGGAACTCGAAGCAGCCTTTGGCGCACCTGTCGTCGAAGCGTACGGCATGACCGAAGCGGCCCATCAGATGGCGTCGAACCCGATCGGCGGCACGAGGAAGCCCGGCACGGTCGGCATCGCCGCCGGACCCGAGGTTGCGATCATGGACCAGGACGGCAATCTGCTGCCTCGGGGCGCGACGGGCGAGATTGTCATTCGCGGCGAGAACGTTACCGCCGGCTATGAGAATAATGAAAAGGCCAACAGCGAAGCCTTCACCAACGGCTGGTTCCGCACGGGCGACCAGGGCACGATCGATGCCGACGGCTACATCACGATCACCGGACGCCTGAAAGAGATCATCAATCGCGGTGGCGAAAAGGTATCTCCGCGCGAGGTCGACGAAGTCCTGATGGATCATCCCGCCGTGTTGCAGGTCGTGACCTTCGCGATGCCGCATGACAAGCTCGGCGAGGACGTCGCCGCCGCTGTTGTCTTGCGCGAAGGCAAGCAGGCGACGGAAAGAGAACTCCGCGACTTCGCGAGCGAGCATCTCGCGAACTTCAAGGTGCCGCGCAAGATCCTGCTCCTCGCGGAAATTCCGAAGGGCGCAACCGGCAAGCTGCAACGCATCGGCCTCGCGCAGAAGCTCGGTCTCGTCTGA
- a CDS encoding rhomboid family intramembrane serine protease — MFPIGDDDSEVTDVPVVTYGLIAANVLFFLVELNGGDAFVEKWAFIPSHFSQSPATEWPTLFTAMFMHGGWMHLFGNMLYLYIFGDNVEDNFGHLKYLVFYFIAGIAATFAQYVFNEGSSIPNVGASGAIAGVLGAYILMFPRSRVDVLVIRQVISMPALVVIGFWIVLQLFSGVGSISNTGETADAGGVAYMAHVGGFAAGFVIALLFGKRAGPSQTA; from the coding sequence ATGTTTCCGATCGGCGACGATGATTCCGAGGTAACAGATGTTCCGGTCGTGACGTACGGCCTGATAGCTGCCAACGTCCTTTTCTTTTTGGTCGAGCTCAACGGCGGCGACGCATTCGTCGAGAAGTGGGCATTTATCCCGAGCCACTTCAGTCAAAGCCCGGCAACGGAATGGCCGACGCTCTTCACCGCCATGTTCATGCACGGCGGCTGGATGCACCTCTTCGGCAATATGCTGTATCTTTATATCTTCGGCGATAATGTCGAAGATAATTTCGGCCACTTAAAATATCTCGTCTTCTATTTTATCGCAGGCATCGCCGCGACGTTCGCGCAGTATGTGTTCAATGAGGGCTCGAGCATCCCGAACGTCGGCGCGTCCGGTGCGATCGCAGGTGTGCTCGGCGCCTACATTTTGATGTTCCCAAGATCGCGCGTGGACGTCCTCGTCATTCGCCAAGTCATATCAATGCCGGCGCTGGTCGTCATCGGCTTCTGGATCGTCCTTCAGCTTTTCAGCGGTGTCGGCTCCATCTCCAACACCGGCGAGACGGCTGATGCCGGAGGCGTCGCGTACATGGCCCACGTCGGCGGCTTTGCAGCAGGTTTCGTCATCGCCTTGCTTTTCGGAAAGCGCGCCGGCCCATCGCAGACGGCGTGA